CGCGAAGCCCAGGGCCGGCGCACCCACCAGGAGGGTGATCGGCGCGATGAGGATCATGGCGAGGAGCGTCTGCACCCCGCCCGACGAGCCCCGCCCGAAGGGATTCGTACCGGGCGCGGGGGCGCGTCCTGGGAGGTACACCCCGATCAGCGTCCCTGCTCCCGCAGCGGCGAGCGACAGTCCGAACGCCGCCCCGAGACTCGCCGGAAGCAGTTCCAACGATCCGGTCACCAGGCAGGCGAGCACGCAGAGCAGAGCGGTGACGGGAACCGCGATGATCCCGATCCCGAGCAGCCTGCCGGCGCGGTCGGCGATCCCGCTCACTCCGGAGATGACGTGCAGTGCGAGGGCGTCGTGATCGTATGCGAGATCCATCTGCACGATGGTCGACACCATGAGCGCATTGATCGCGGGGAGCAGGATCACTGCGCGGCCGATCGCACCGCCCTCGCCCTGGAAGCCGTTCATCGCGAACGCGCCGAACATGATGGCCGGGAACGCGATCAGCATGATCGTGTTCACGAGGTGCCGAGGGTCCCTGCGGCGGTACCGGAGGGAGCGCGCGGCGACGGCGCCGATCGGCGATGCCGGGAGCAGGCGGTCGAGGAGACCGCCCGAGCGCACCCTCCCGCCTCCGCTCTCCGCGATCGGGGCGATCAGACGCGTCCGCAGCAGTCGTTCGGCGGCGAGCCAGAGCGCCGCGATCGTCGCGAGCACGATCAGGAGCCGGAGTGCGGCGGCGGCCCATCGCCCCTCGGCCAGTGCGGCGGGAACCCCGAACGCGGCCCCGATCGGGGTCCAGCCCAGCGCGTCTCCGACGGCGCTGAAACCCGCCCCGGGGTCGGACATGCCCATGATCGCCGAGGTTAGAAGGTTGAGGAGCACGCCCGAGCAGGCGACCAGGAGGACACCGAGGGTGACGACCAGATCGCGGGTACCGCGGCGAGCGAGCCACTTCCCGAGCACTCCGCTCACCACCCGCGCCCCCAGCACGCAGATGATCAGCGCCGCGGGAACGAGCACGATCGCCGCCACCGTCGCCGCAACGCTGACCGACCATCCGACGAGCATCAGCAGCAGCGCGAGCGTCGTCCCGATGCCGCCGATGGTCGTCGCGCTCGCCGCAACGAGACCGGGCAGCAGCTTGCGGGCGGGCACGGGGAGCAGGGCGAAGCGCTCGGGGGCGAGCGAGTCGTCGGCGCTGACGATCACCGCCCCGGCCCACCACCCCGCGGTGATGATCGATCCCGCGATCACCAGTGAGACCACCGCGGCATCGGGAGCGGCGACCCGCACCCCCACGAGCAGGAGGGTGAGCGTGCCGAGCAATCCGAGCGCCGTCAGGGTGCTCACCACCAGCGCGACGATGTACCACGGGTTCCTGCCGAGCTGGTGGGCGAGCTGGCGCCAGCGCAGGCCTATGAGGAGCGCAACCATGCCAGCGTCTCCTCTCCGAGATCATGCGCGCCGACGAGCCCGAGGAACCGCTGCTGCAGACTCTCGCCGCCGCGCACCTCATCGAGCGAACCGTGAGCGAGCAGCCGTCCCTCGGCGAGAATCGCGACACGGTCGCAGAGCGACTCCACGAGCTCCATCACGTGGCTCGAGAGCACCACCGTGCCGCCGCCCGTCACGAACGCACGCAGGATCTGCCTGATGGTCTCACCCGACACCGGGTCGACCGCCTCGAGGGGCTCGTCGAGGATCAGCAGCCGAGGTGCGTGGATGAGCGCGCAGGCCAGGCCGATCTTCTTCTTCATGCCCGCGGAATAGTCGACCACGAGCGTGCCGCCGGCCTCGGCGAGGCCGAGCGCATCGAGGAGCTCGGCGGTGCGGCTCGCCACCTCCGCCTCGCCCATGCCGCGCAGCAGTCCGTTGTAGCGCAGCAGTTCGGCGCCCGTCAGCCGGTCGAACATGCGCACACCGTCGGGCAGCACGCCCATCCTCGCCTTCGCCGCGGGTGGATCCTGCCACACGTCCGTGCCGAGCACCCGGGCTGTGCCCGCATCGGGCTGCAGCAGACCGGTGGTCATCGCCAGCGCCGTCGTCTTGCCAGCGCCGTTGGGTCCGAGCAGGCCGAGCATGGATCCGGCGGGCACATCCAGCGACAGGTCGTCGACCGCGATCTTCTGGCCGAATCTCTTGTGCAGATTGCGGATCGCGAGAACGGGTGGCGGAGCTTCGGAAGTCGGCATGACTCCATCTCATCATCATCTGTCGCGCGCGGGGTTCTCCTCTGGCGGAGTTTCGGTGAGTGCTCGGCGAAATCGCGCGGGCCGAGACCGTAAGTAGTTACACCATGTAAATAAGTGATAGTGTAACGATATGCAGCCCACCATCCTCGACCGCCTGCTGGCTATCAGTTCCCTGTTCCAGCGGGACATGCATCGCGCCTTCTCGGGCACTTCCCTCACCGAGTCTCGCG
This DNA window, taken from Leucobacter tenebrionis, encodes the following:
- a CDS encoding ABC transporter ATP-binding protein — encoded protein: MPTSEAPPPVLAIRNLHKRFGQKIAVDDLSLDVPAGSMLGLLGPNGAGKTTALAMTTGLLQPDAGTARVLGTDVWQDPPAAKARMGVLPDGVRMFDRLTGAELLRYNGLLRGMGEAEVASRTAELLDALGLAEAGGTLVVDYSAGMKKKIGLACALIHAPRLLILDEPLEAVDPVSGETIRQILRAFVTGGGTVVLSSHVMELVESLCDRVAILAEGRLLAHGSLDEVRGGESLQQRFLGLVGAHDLGEETLAWLRSS